Proteins encoded in a region of the Tripterygium wilfordii isolate XIE 37 chromosome 21, ASM1340144v1, whole genome shotgun sequence genome:
- the LOC119988802 gene encoding protein PHLOEM PROTEIN 2-LIKE A1-like, giving the protein MGADFSKDLDLASQSQPSQDPTHTESQKNETRVKAVEIATEQELGETKAKAGEKTAEVKPNETKANVVANKIEAKASTNKAKATAEAKLPYNYEAIIRDADSPIDRSSTDKLYEQLCNGVFLNQKRKKYWVERKSNSNCFMLFARDLLITWAEEKHFWQWSYQKDSSDVFMDVAELLNVCWLEVHGRLDATKLSPGTLYEVAFVIMLKDPAYGWETPVNFRLILPNGMKKEHKENLMTKPRGQWLEIPVAEFRTSPESTGEMEISMYEYEGGVWKKGLVVKGALIRPKN; this is encoded by the exons ATGGGAGCAGACTTCTCAAAGGATTTAGATTTGGCTTCTCAGTCACAGCCAAGTCAAGACCCCACTCACACTGAGTCACAGAAAAATGAAACCAGAGTCAAGGCAGTGGAGATAGCAACAGAACAAGAGTTGGGTGAAACCAAAGCCAAAGCAGGGGAGAAAACAGCAGAAGTAAAACCTAATGAAACAAAAGCCAACGTAGTGGCGAACAAAATAGAAGCAAAGGCCTCTACCAACAAAGCCAAGGCAACAGCAGAAGCGAAGCTTCCTTATAACTATGAAGCAATCATAAGAGATGCAGATTCACCGATTGATAGGTCTTCCACAGACAAACTGTATGAGCAACTCTGCAATGGAGTTTTCTTAAACCAAAAGAGAAAG AAGTACTGGGTTGAAAGGAAGTCCAACAGCAACTGCTTCATGTTGTTTGCCAGGGACCTTCTGATTACTTGGGCTGAAGAAAAGCATTTTTGGCAGTGGTCTTACCAGAAGGATTCAAG TGACGTATTTATGGATGTAGCTGAACTATTAAACGTATGCTGGCTCGAGGTACATGGAAGACTTGATGCAACAAAACTCTCTCCAGGGACTCTGTATGAAGTTGCATTTGTGATCATGTTGAAAGACCCTGCCTACGGATGGGAGACTCCGGTGAACTTCAGACTCATTCTCCCAAATGGAATGAAGAAAGAACATAAAGAAAATTTAATGACAAAGCCAAGAGGGCAATGGCTAGAGATTCCTGTTGCTGAGTTTAGAACTTCACCAGAAAGCACTGGGGAGATGGAAATCTCTATGTACGAATATGAGGGTGGTGTATGGAAGAAAGGACTTGTTGTCAAAGGTGCACTCATCAGGCCAAAGAACTAG
- the LOC119988804 gene encoding diphthamide biosynthesis protein 3-like, with protein MSYDDVEIEDMEWNEELEAYTYPCPCGDLFQITKEDLRIGEEIARCPSCSLYITVIYNLEDFIASDSKNNLQPSKQQPVAVA; from the coding sequence ATGTCGTACGACGATGTGGAAATAGAGGATATGGAGTGGAACGAGGAGTTAGAAGCTTACACGTATCCATGTCCCTGCGGCGACCTCTTCCAGATCACCAAAGAAGATCTCCGTATCGGTGAGGAAATCGCTCGATGCCCTAGCTGTTCTCTCTACATCACCGTCATCTACAACCTCGAAGACTTCATCGCCTCCGATTCTAAGAACAACCTCCAGCCTTCCAAGCAGCAGCCTGTCGCCGTTGCTTAA
- the LOC119988801 gene encoding lecithin-cholesterol acyltransferase-like 4, protein MAVLLEEIVQSVEFWLKILSKKKPQPYVNPDLDPVLLVPGIAGSILQAVDDENSKGNRVWVRFLGADHEFRTKLWSRFDPSTGQTVSLDPKTSINVPEDRYGLYAIDVLDPDLIVGRDCVCYFHEMIVEMLKWGFQEGETLFGFGYDFRQSNRLQDTLERFAAKLEAVYNASGGKKINLISHSMGGLLVKCFMCLHSDIFEKYVKNWIAIAAPFQGAPGYINSAFLNGMSFVDGWQQNFFISKWSMHQLLIECPSIYELMGSLNFDWQHDPRLEIWKERQDSDGNSRVILESYSLKESIEILKEALSSNTVNYDGNDLPLPFNLEILKWADETCGILSCAKVPPGVKFFNVYGINLETPHTVSYGSEDAPVKDLQELRYLLANYVCVDGDGTVPAESAKADGLEAEARVGIPGEHRGILCDHHLFRILKHWLKADSDPYYNPVNDYVILPTEFEMESHREKGLQFTSLKEEWEIISGDPDGDHNVADKKPSVSSISVSQAGSEKSARAEACATLVVHPQSEGKQHVELNAISVSVDA, encoded by the exons ATGGCGGTGTTGCTGGAGGAGATTGTGCAATCGGTGGAGTTCTGGCTGAAGATTCTGAGCAAGAAGAAGCCGCAGCCCTACGTTAACCCGGACCTCGACCCGGTTCTCCTGGTGCCTGGTATCGCCGGGTCGATTCTCCAAGCAGTGGATGACGAGAATAGCAAAGGTAATCGCGTCTGGGTTCGCTTCCTTGGGGCCGATCACGAGTTCCGCACCAAGCTCTGGTCCCGCTTCGATCCCTCTACTG GTCAAACTGTGTCTTTAGATCCAAAAACTAGTATTAATGTTCCTGAAGATAGATATGGATTGTATGCTATCGATGTGTTGGACCCTGACCTG ATCGTTGGACGTGATTGTGTTTGTTATTTCCATGAGATGATTGTTGAAATGCTCAAGTGGGGTTTCCAAGAGGGCGAAACTCTTTTTGGGTTTGGCTATGACTTTCGACAAAGTAACAG gTTGCAAGATACATTGGAGAGGTTTGCTGCTAAGTTAGAGGCAGTTTATAATGCTTCAGGTGGAAAAAAGATAAATCTCATAAGCCATTCAATGGGTGGTCTTCTGGTGAAATGTTTCATGTGCCTGCATAGTGAT ATATTTGAGAAATATGTAAAGAATTGGATTGCAATCGCTGCACCATTCCAAG GTGCCCCGGGCTATATTAATTCTGCATTTCTGAATGGAATGTCATTTGTTGATGGGTGGCAgcagaatttttttatttcaaaatggAGCATGCACCAACTG CTGATTGAATGTCCATCAATATACGAATTGATGGGTTCTCTGAACTTTGATTGGCAACATGATCCTCGTCTGGAAATCTGGAAAGAGAGGCAAGATAGTGATGGAAATTCTCGAGTCATCCTAGAGTCATACTCCCTAAAAGAGAGTATAGAAATTTTGAAAGAAGCTCTTTCAAGTAACACG GTCAATTATGATGGGAATGATCTTCCTCTTCCTTTCAACTTGGAGATCTTGAAATGGGCTGATGAAACATGTGGGATTTTATCTTGTGCCAAGGTTCCTCCAGGAGTTAAATTCTTCAATGTATACGGGATCAATCTTGAGACTCCTCACACAGTTAG TTATGGAAGCGAGGACGCACCAGTGAAAGACCTACAGGAGCTAAGATATCTCCTG GCTAATTATGTTTGTGTTGATGGTGATGGAACGGTTCCTGCGGAATCAGCCAAG GCTGACGGGCTAGAAGCAGAAGCAAGGGTGGGAATTCCAGGTGAGCATAGAGGAATTCTTTGTGATCACCATTTGTTTAGGATTCTCAAGCACTGGTTAAAGGCCGACTCTGATCCCTATTACAACCCCGTAAACGATTATGTGATTTTACCTACTGAATTCGAAATGGAAAGTCACAGAGAGAAAGGCCTGCAGTTTACTTCTCTTAAAGAAGAGTGGGAAATCATTTCAGGAGATCCAGACGGCGACCATAACGTGGCTGATAAAAAGCCATCGGTGAGCTCAATATCAGTATCGCAAGCAGGAAGTGAAAAATCTGCACGGGCAGAGGCTTGTGCCACTCTTGTTGTTCATCCACAGAGCGAGGGCAAGCAACATGTTGAGCTAAATGCCATCAGTGTTTCTGTTGATgcttaa
- the LOC119988803 gene encoding protein PHLOEM PROTEIN 2-LIKE A9 — MANKAHRDADQKEAEWDQDRSKITFKSTALSVVWGNDNRYWRLVKKNEEPTVLELVQVCWLEVTGSTTVEAGKKYQVSFTVSLKPDAFGWNGCPVFMMAKVGRKGKYSWKKIKALEKADFGSNSIQIPDHDGNKLVIEVEPTAEDRQLYFGLYEVWSGKWKGGLEIHNAIVRIVS; from the exons ATGGCTAATAAGGCACATCGTGATGCAGACCAGAAGGAAGCGGAATGGGAT CAAGATCGCAGCAAAATCACCTTCAAATCAACAGCATTGAGCGTTGTGTGGGGCAATGACAATCGCTATTGGCGCTTAGTAAAGAAAAATGA GGAGCCAACAGTCTTGGAGCTGGTGCAAGTTTGCTGGCTAGAAGTGACTGGTTCAACAACAGTAGAAGCTGGAAAGAAGTACCAAGTTAGCTTCACAGTGTCGTTGAAGCCGGACGCGTTCGGTTGGAATGGATGTCCAGTGTTTATGATGGCCAAAGTAGGAAGGAAAGGAAAGTATAGCTGGAAAAAGATTAAAGCACTGGAGAAAGCTGATTTTGGATCAAATTCAATCCAAATCCCGGACCACGACGGCAATAAGCTTGTCATAGAAGTGGAACCAACGGCAGAAGATCGCCAACTTTATTTTGGTCTGTATGAAGTGTGGAGTGGGAAATGGAAGGGAGGACTGGAGATTCATAATGCAATCGTGAGAATAGTGTCTTAA